The following are encoded together in the Actinoplanes sp. N902-109 genome:
- a CDS encoding zinc-binding dehydrogenase, translated as MLSDSMRAVYASAPTPDDPLSALVVGERPTPVVPDGWVRVDVRAVSLNHKDLWTLRGVGLDHDQYPRILGCEAAGLDPEGRRVLLYPLLDCPPGAGDETLHLPAAQLSGARPGTLAEHFTAPRSSLLPIPDHLTWEEASCLVCTWLPAYRMLFTKARLQPGDTVLVQGAAGGLSTALIAIGAASGLRVWVTGRTPERRSLARRLGAAETFEHGADLPAPVDAVIDGVGKATWHHSLRSVRHGGTVVVAGATTGDVPPARLHRVYFHQINIVGSLSGTREEYQRLFTLMNTTGIRPLVDDALPLSESRAAFKRLSDGDVRGNLVITLP; from the coding sequence ATGCTCAGCGACAGCATGCGTGCCGTGTACGCCTCGGCGCCGACCCCCGATGACCCGCTTTCCGCTCTCGTCGTCGGGGAGCGCCCCACCCCCGTGGTCCCCGACGGGTGGGTCCGCGTCGACGTACGAGCCGTGTCGCTCAACCACAAGGACCTGTGGACGCTGCGCGGTGTGGGCCTCGACCACGATCAGTACCCCCGGATCCTGGGCTGCGAGGCCGCGGGGCTGGACCCCGAGGGCCGGCGGGTGCTGCTGTACCCGCTGCTGGACTGCCCGCCGGGCGCCGGCGACGAGACGCTGCACCTGCCGGCCGCCCAGCTGTCCGGTGCGCGCCCCGGCACGCTGGCCGAGCATTTCACCGCGCCCCGGTCGAGCCTGCTGCCGATACCGGACCACCTGACCTGGGAGGAGGCCTCCTGTCTGGTCTGCACCTGGCTGCCGGCCTACCGGATGCTGTTCACCAAGGCGCGGCTGCAGCCCGGTGACACGGTCCTGGTCCAGGGCGCCGCGGGTGGTCTTTCCACCGCGCTGATCGCCATCGGCGCGGCGTCGGGCCTGCGGGTCTGGGTCACCGGACGGACGCCCGAGCGGCGGTCCCTGGCCCGCCGCCTGGGTGCCGCCGAGACCTTCGAGCACGGCGCCGACCTACCGGCCCCGGTGGACGCGGTGATCGACGGCGTGGGCAAAGCCACCTGGCACCATTCGCTGCGCAGCGTCCGCCACGGCGGCACGGTGGTGGTGGCCGGCGCCACCACGGGTGACGTGCCTCCCGCGCGCCTGCACCGGGTCTACTTCCACCAGATCAACATCGTGGGCTCGTTGAGCGGCACCCGGGAGGAGTACCAGCGCCTGTTCACCCTGATGAACACCACCGGCATCCGCCCGCTGGTGGACGACGCCCTGCCGTTGTCCGAGTCCCGCGCGGCCTTCAAACGCCTCTCCGACGGCGACGTCCGGGGCAATCTCGTCATCACCCTGCCCTGA
- a CDS encoding LLM class flavin-dependent oxidoreductase, protein MEIGLISLADLTSDPRSDHTVAPDERIRRIVRLGHLAEQAGLDVFAVGEHHHPNYAVPSPAVVLAAVAQATERIRLTSATTLIGVLDPVRVYEDFATLDAVSGGRAEITVGRGAFPEPFDLFGYAMDDYDAVFTEHLDLLLQVRRNPSVTWRGEHRPPLLGSWVGPRAVQQPLPVGIGVGGNRGSLIRAGQLGLPVTAAVTPGSTARLAENLAAYREAAVSHGHDPAALRVATTSQAYVVAEPAQAAGFYPYLAEYLDLHSRGRIVLDRDGFERHAAGAEALLTGDPAQVAAKIIEQHRVLGQDRVLLQVDSGGLPFADVARTVELLGRDVVPAVRAALASTGTTTGAPQ, encoded by the coding sequence ATGGAAATCGGGCTGATCAGCCTCGCAGACCTCACGTCCGACCCGCGTTCGGACCACACGGTGGCACCCGACGAGCGGATCCGCCGGATCGTGCGTCTCGGGCACCTCGCCGAGCAGGCCGGTCTGGATGTCTTCGCGGTCGGGGAGCACCACCACCCCAACTACGCGGTGCCGTCGCCGGCCGTGGTGCTGGCCGCCGTCGCGCAGGCCACCGAGCGCATCCGGCTCACCAGTGCCACCACGCTGATCGGCGTCCTCGACCCGGTACGGGTCTACGAAGACTTCGCCACGCTCGACGCGGTGTCCGGCGGCCGCGCCGAGATCACCGTCGGGCGGGGCGCGTTCCCCGAGCCGTTCGACCTGTTCGGGTACGCCATGGACGACTACGACGCCGTGTTCACCGAGCACCTCGACCTGCTCCTGCAGGTCCGCCGGAACCCCTCGGTCACCTGGCGCGGCGAGCACCGGCCACCGCTGCTCGGGTCCTGGGTGGGCCCGCGCGCGGTGCAGCAGCCGCTGCCGGTCGGCATCGGCGTCGGCGGCAACCGGGGCAGCCTGATCCGGGCCGGCCAGCTCGGGCTGCCGGTGACCGCCGCGGTCACCCCGGGGTCCACGGCCCGCCTGGCCGAGAACCTGGCGGCGTACCGGGAGGCGGCGGTCTCGCACGGGCACGACCCGGCCGCGTTGCGGGTGGCGACCACCAGCCAGGCGTATGTCGTCGCGGAGCCCGCCCAGGCCGCGGGCTTCTACCCGTACCTCGCCGAATACCTCGACCTGCACTCGCGCGGGCGGATCGTGCTCGACCGCGACGGCTTCGAACGGCACGCCGCCGGTGCCGAGGCGTTGCTGACCGGCGACCCCGCCCAGGTCGCCGCCAAGATCATCGAACAACACCGGGTGCTGGGCCAGGACCGGGTGCTGCTGCAGGTCGACTCGGGTGGCCTGCCCTTCGCCGACGTCGCGCGCACCGTCGAACTGCTCGGCCGCGACGTCGTACCGGCCGTCCGCGCCGCCCTGGCAAGCACCGGCACCACGACGGGAGCCCCGCAATGA
- a CDS encoding helix-turn-helix transcriptional regulator encodes MSVLPVVDRTGPACCPPLQAEALATRTAGHLAPMFKALSDPIRLRLLSLIASTAEVCVCDLTDAFEVTGATISHHLRVLREAGMVAVERRGTWAYYRVNREALDRLGRLLTGSAQPQSRPAAAGAEAPDVQTPVTGTHQRGLISASPDVVRLLGDPLRAQIVRILAGGPATTSHLVADTGAKQPNISGHLKQLRDAGVVEPEPRGRFTYYRLVPESLRGAALQLADLAADARAHSATFRDC; translated from the coding sequence ATGTCTGTTCTTCCGGTCGTCGACCGTACGGGTCCGGCCTGCTGCCCGCCCTTGCAGGCGGAAGCGCTGGCCACGCGGACCGCGGGTCATCTGGCGCCGATGTTCAAAGCGCTCAGCGATCCGATCCGGCTACGGCTGCTGTCGCTGATCGCCTCGACCGCCGAGGTGTGCGTCTGCGACTTGACCGACGCCTTCGAGGTCACCGGCGCGACGATCTCCCACCACCTGCGGGTGTTGCGCGAGGCCGGCATGGTCGCCGTGGAACGCCGCGGCACCTGGGCCTACTACCGGGTCAACCGCGAGGCACTCGACCGGCTCGGCCGGCTGCTGACCGGTTCGGCGCAGCCGCAGAGCCGGCCTGCGGCCGCAGGAGCCGAGGCACCGGACGTACAGACACCCGTTACCGGAACCCATCAGCGCGGGCTGATATCAGCGAGTCCTGATGTCGTACGTCTGCTCGGCGATCCGCTGCGGGCCCAGATCGTGCGTATCCTGGCCGGCGGCCCGGCGACCACCTCCCACCTGGTCGCCGACACCGGCGCGAAGCAACCCAACATCTCGGGGCACCTCAAGCAGCTGCGCGACGCGGGCGTCGTCGAGCCCGAGCCACGGGGACGCTTCACCTATTACCGGCTGGTGCCAGAATCCCTGCGGGGCGCTGCCCTGCAGCTCGCTGACCTGGCCGCCGACGCGCGGGCCCACTCCGCCACCTTCCGGGACTGCTGA
- a CDS encoding MASE4 domain-containing protein produces MDAVSVPEANVRIGRAPFLVAALIPPVVVLVLALGNRTLDSMPGFQPSFLAIVWVLDLLTAFLLFIQYSAGSSPRLLPLACAYLWSSAVIVVHSLVFPGLFAPTGLLHATPSAAPWLWAAWHTGFPLIIGLSLAPWPRRLAHQDQDREPAANDHRRRLTAIGLSCTVVIAAAAAVSALVTAGHSHLPVIIDNGDYSVLTRRFGGWIIGANVLVLGIGTIRFLRAGARGLEAWVFVAVVASCGDVVLTLLARERFTIGWYSARVLALLAALVVLTALIREITLLYRRVRNSANQLVQHNAELRRANALRDHLVAVVSHELRTPLTAMTGIGEILIECRDELSEAERDRLLVRSMALTKRLSMLTEDLLAVSTIGNGELHVSPMPLTVDEALHECAATFPTLDVQVDCPPGLRINADPMRLQQMLTNYVRNSIKYGAPPILLSAAPAGNEVELRVRDHGTGVPPDFVPHLFDRFARAEQARTGVFSGSGLGLSIVAMLATEHGGGFGYDGGPDGASFFIRLPTPPGDLPGAHTDTAPSPTTSVRTS; encoded by the coding sequence GTGGACGCCGTGTCCGTGCCGGAGGCGAACGTCCGCATCGGGCGTGCGCCGTTTCTGGTTGCCGCGCTCATCCCGCCGGTGGTCGTCCTGGTGCTGGCGCTCGGCAACCGCACGCTCGACTCGATGCCCGGGTTCCAGCCGAGCTTCCTGGCCATCGTATGGGTGCTGGACCTGCTGACCGCGTTCCTGCTGTTCATCCAGTACTCGGCGGGCAGCTCACCCCGTCTGCTGCCGCTCGCCTGCGCGTACCTGTGGTCGTCGGCCGTCATCGTCGTGCACTCGCTGGTGTTTCCCGGGCTATTCGCACCGACCGGCCTGCTGCACGCGACACCCAGCGCCGCACCGTGGCTCTGGGCTGCCTGGCACACCGGCTTCCCGCTGATCATCGGGCTGTCCCTCGCGCCGTGGCCACGCCGGCTGGCACACCAGGACCAGGACCGCGAGCCGGCGGCGAACGACCACCGGCGGCGGCTGACCGCCATCGGGCTGTCCTGCACAGTGGTGATCGCGGCTGCCGCTGCCGTCAGCGCGCTGGTCACGGCCGGCCACTCGCACCTGCCGGTGATCATCGACAACGGCGACTACTCCGTCCTCACCCGGCGGTTCGGCGGCTGGATCATCGGCGCGAACGTGTTGGTACTGGGCATCGGGACGATACGGTTCCTGCGTGCCGGGGCACGGGGGCTGGAGGCCTGGGTCTTCGTGGCCGTCGTCGCCTCCTGCGGCGACGTGGTGCTCACCCTGCTCGCCCGTGAACGCTTCACCATCGGCTGGTACAGCGCCCGGGTGCTGGCCCTGCTGGCCGCCCTGGTCGTCCTGACCGCGCTGATCCGGGAGATCACCCTGCTGTACCGGCGGGTCCGCAACTCCGCGAACCAACTGGTTCAGCACAACGCCGAGCTGCGCCGGGCCAACGCCCTGCGCGACCACCTCGTCGCCGTCGTGTCCCACGAACTACGGACGCCGCTGACCGCGATGACCGGGATCGGGGAGATCCTCATCGAATGCCGCGACGAGCTGTCCGAGGCCGAGCGCGACCGCCTGCTCGTACGGTCGATGGCGCTGACCAAACGCCTGAGCATGCTCACCGAGGACCTGCTGGCCGTGTCCACCATCGGCAACGGCGAGCTGCACGTGTCACCCATGCCACTGACCGTCGACGAGGCCCTGCACGAATGCGCCGCCACCTTCCCCACCCTGGACGTGCAGGTCGACTGCCCACCGGGGCTGCGGATCAACGCCGACCCGATGCGGTTGCAACAGATGCTCACCAACTACGTGCGCAACTCGATCAAATACGGCGCCCCGCCGATCCTGCTCTCCGCGGCACCGGCCGGCAACGAGGTCGAACTGCGGGTCCGTGACCACGGAACCGGGGTGCCACCCGACTTCGTCCCGCATCTGTTCGACCGCTTCGCCCGCGCCGAGCAGGCCAGAACCGGCGTGTTCTCCGGATCCGGTCTGGGCCTGTCGATCGTCGCCATGCTGGCCACAGAGCACGGCGGCGGATTCGGCTACGACGGCGGTCCGGATGGTGCCAGCTTCTTCATCAGGCTGCCCACCCCGCCCGGCGACCTGCCGGGCGCCCACACCGACACGGCCCCGTCCCCTACCACTTCCGTGAGGACGTCCTGA
- the arsB gene encoding ACR3 family arsenite efflux transporter, producing the protein MTSTFTTGDTSPAVVARLSRLDRFLPVWIGLAMAAGLLLGRLIPGLDTALQAVQIGGISLPIALGLLIMMYPVLAKVRYDRLDTVTGDRRLLISSLVINWLIGPAAMFALAWIFLAGHAEYRTGLIIVGLARCIAMVVIWNDLACGDREAAAVLVALNSVFQVVAFGALGWFYLSVLPGWLHLSGAELQVSGWDIARNVLIFLGIPLLAGFLTRRAGEKARGRAWYEQRFLPKIGPIALYGLLFTIVILFALQGDAITNKPWDVMLIAVPLLVYFALLWSGSYALGKAIGLGYERTTTLAFTAAGNNFELAIAVAIGTFGVTSGQALAGVVGPLIEVPVLVALVYVSLALRRRLFGHSPTVAPASTRT; encoded by the coding sequence ATGACCAGCACCTTCACGACCGGCGACACCTCGCCCGCAGTCGTCGCCCGGCTGTCGCGCCTCGACCGGTTCCTGCCCGTGTGGATCGGCCTGGCCATGGCCGCCGGCCTGCTGCTCGGCCGGCTCATCCCCGGGCTCGACACCGCCCTGCAGGCAGTGCAGATCGGCGGGATCTCGCTGCCGATCGCCCTCGGCCTGCTGATCATGATGTATCCGGTACTGGCCAAGGTCCGCTACGACCGCCTGGACACCGTCACCGGCGACCGGCGGCTGCTGATCTCGTCGCTGGTCATCAACTGGCTGATCGGCCCGGCCGCCATGTTCGCCCTGGCCTGGATCTTTTTGGCCGGCCACGCCGAGTACCGCACCGGGCTGATCATCGTCGGGCTGGCCCGCTGCATCGCCATGGTCGTCATCTGGAACGACCTGGCCTGCGGCGACCGCGAAGCCGCGGCCGTCCTGGTCGCCCTGAACTCCGTCTTCCAGGTCGTCGCGTTCGGCGCGCTCGGCTGGTTCTACCTGTCGGTGCTGCCCGGCTGGCTGCACCTGTCCGGCGCCGAGCTGCAGGTGTCGGGCTGGGACATCGCCCGCAACGTGCTGATCTTCCTCGGCATCCCGCTGCTCGCCGGGTTCCTGACCCGCCGCGCCGGCGAGAAGGCCCGGGGCCGCGCCTGGTACGAGCAGCGGTTCCTGCCGAAGATCGGCCCGATCGCCCTGTACGGGCTGCTGTTCACCATCGTGATCCTGTTCGCCCTGCAGGGCGACGCCATCACGAACAAACCGTGGGACGTGATGCTGATCGCCGTACCGCTGCTGGTCTACTTCGCGCTCCTGTGGAGCGGCTCCTACGCCCTGGGCAAGGCCATCGGCCTGGGTTACGAGCGCACCACCACCCTGGCGTTCACCGCCGCGGGCAACAACTTCGAGCTCGCCATCGCCGTGGCGATCGGCACGTTCGGCGTCACCAGCGGCCAGGCCCTGGCCGGCGTCGTCGGCCCGCTCATCGAGGTGCCGGTGCTGGTCGCCCTGGTCTACGTCAGCCTCGCGCTGCGGCGCCGCTTGTTCGGCCACTCCCCCACGGTCGCCCCGGCCTCGACGCGGACCTGA
- a CDS encoding cytochrome P450 — translation MSEPITYLQHWDRTDAFDPPAVLRELGAEQPLSRMVYPDGHVGWLATGLEVAKEVLSSPAFSHNFHSAHFPVTKKGEPFPAMPIIPGMFIHMDPPEHTRYRTMLTGEFTTHRMAALGERIEVAAAEQLTTLRGLGSPADLVTGYVQPLCRTVLNDLLGLSAGSGAVLARLSETANDDDVPVEDEFAASKEAFLHLRDLVEKERADPGDSMIGRLTGVPGLTDREITNMLLVVFAAGLTTCEGALAATSLALLHHRDQLAAFRETCASGAGVPNAVEELLRYTTVNQYQIFRTALSDVEVGGHLVRAGDTVTISLPAANRDGSRFAHPDLLDLDRDPSGHLAFGYGVHICLGQRLARTLLTIALRTLVTGLPELTLDGPVDAVRLRSRTPVFSVHELLVRW, via the coding sequence ATGTCCGAGCCGATCACGTACCTGCAACACTGGGACCGCACGGACGCGTTCGACCCGCCCGCGGTGCTGCGCGAGCTGGGGGCCGAGCAGCCGCTGTCGCGGATGGTCTATCCGGACGGGCATGTCGGGTGGCTGGCGACCGGGCTGGAGGTGGCCAAGGAGGTGCTGAGCAGCCCGGCGTTCAGCCACAACTTCCACTCGGCGCACTTCCCGGTCACCAAGAAGGGCGAGCCCTTCCCGGCCATGCCGATCATCCCCGGCATGTTCATCCACATGGACCCGCCCGAGCACACGCGCTACCGGACCATGCTGACCGGCGAGTTCACCACGCACCGGATGGCGGCGCTCGGCGAACGGATCGAGGTGGCGGCCGCGGAACAGCTGACCACGCTGCGCGGGCTGGGCTCACCGGCCGACCTGGTGACCGGGTACGTGCAGCCACTGTGCCGCACGGTCCTCAACGATCTGCTCGGCTTGTCCGCCGGGAGCGGGGCGGTCCTGGCCCGGCTGTCCGAGACCGCCAACGACGACGACGTACCGGTCGAGGACGAGTTCGCGGCGTCCAAGGAGGCGTTCCTGCATCTGCGTGACCTCGTCGAGAAGGAGCGCGCCGACCCGGGCGACTCGATGATCGGCCGGCTGACCGGCGTACCCGGGCTGACCGACCGGGAGATCACCAACATGCTCCTGGTCGTGTTCGCGGCCGGGCTCACCACCTGCGAGGGCGCCTTGGCGGCGACCAGCCTGGCGCTCCTGCACCACCGGGACCAGCTGGCGGCGTTCCGGGAGACCTGCGCGAGCGGGGCGGGCGTGCCCAACGCCGTCGAGGAACTGTTGCGCTACACGACGGTCAACCAGTACCAGATCTTCCGGACGGCCCTCAGCGACGTCGAGGTCGGCGGCCACCTGGTGCGCGCCGGGGACACCGTCACCATCTCCCTGCCGGCCGCCAACCGGGACGGGAGCCGGTTCGCCCACCCCGACCTGCTCGACCTGGACCGGGACCCGTCCGGGCACCTCGCCTTCGGGTACGGCGTGCACATCTGCCTCGGTCAGCGCCTCGCCCGTACGCTGCTGACGATCGCGCTGCGGACCCTGGTGACCGGGCTGCCGGAGCTGACCCTGGACGGTCCCGTCGACGCCGTGCGGCTGCGCTCGCGGACGCCGGTCTTCAGCGTCCACGAGCTGCTCGTACGGTGGTGA
- a CDS encoding DUF2399 domain-containing protein, which translates to MEHGPPVPDATRPRASVPARSSRQGRELPSAASRWVSYSATSCRTAAISGSRPVHRNGAFPPTRDQQFRGPRRAIASRVGTRLLGRLIEAGDPVRYHGDFDWPGVSIAGRVMKQGAAAWRMSAEDYITAVSALDADHAIALTGRAAPTPGDPGLAAAMSAHGLAVLRSPR; encoded by the coding sequence GTGGAGCATGGCCCGCCGGTGCCGGATGCGACCCGTCCCCGGGCCAGCGTTCCGGCCCGGTCCTCGCGGCAAGGCCGCGAGCTGCCCTCGGCGGCGAGCAGGTGGGTCTCGTACTCGGCGACGAGCTGCCGGACGGCCGCGATCTCCGGGTCCAGGCCGGTCCACCGGAACGGGGCCTTCCCTCCGACGAGAGATCAACAGTTCCGGGGCCCGCGCCGCGCGATCGCCTCTCGCGTCGGCACGCGGTTGCTGGGTCGCCTGATCGAGGCGGGCGATCCCGTCCGCTACCACGGTGACTTCGACTGGCCCGGCGTGTCGATCGCAGGACGTGTCATGAAACAAGGTGCCGCCGCCTGGCGGATGTCCGCCGAGGACTACATCACCGCTGTTTCCGCGCTCGACGCCGACCACGCCATCGCGCTGACAGGCCGGGCCGCGCCGACACCCGGGGATCCGGGCTTGGCTGCAGCCATGTCGGCGCACGGTCTGGCCGTTCTGCGATCTCCTCGGTGA
- a CDS encoding SEC-C metal-binding domain-containing protein, which yields MRAQRKPGGTTPIERRAHTAPPQHACWCGSGRKYKKCCGRPR from the coding sequence GTGCGCGCCCAACGCAAGCCCGGCGGAACAACTCCGATAGAAAGACGGGCACACACCGCTCCGCCACAACACGCCTGTTGGTGCGGTTCCGGACGCAAGTACAAGAAGTGCTGCGGCCGGCCCCGGTAG
- a CDS encoding bifunctional 3-(3-hydroxy-phenyl)propionate/3-hydroxycinnamic acid hydroxylase — MSGPQGDVDVAVVGLGPIGTTLAILLAQRGWRVGVVERRPEPYRLPRATSFDGETARLLADAGVGADLPGLSEPATGYQWLDARGRVLLDIVFAAVGRYGWPDASTMHQPALEDLLVRRLATFPQVRIWRGHEVVDLREDGDRVEVGSKSADGEMHAVAARWVIGCDGANSFVRERLGVGVTDLGFSYDWLLCDVEPAVERPFVPTNQQWCDPARPTTAVGSGPGRRRWEFMRLPGEDLGELRTSDAAWRLLEPHGVRPDNARLVRSSTYTFRAMWAEQWRQGRVLLAGDAAHLMPPFAGQGMCSGLQDVANLSWKLDLVLRGAPAELLDTYTIERRAQARQAIRESVKLGRVICVSDPDAAADRDAAILANSRRGPNRPEPAKPLTEGLLSRLPESLTAARGAVLPQGRVRVGGLTGLFDDRVGRGFVLLTTGAVDSGPVLPGVDLIIARLGPGAVDDVAGVHASYLGELGAAAVLVRPDHHVFGAVAELSAVPALLADLRRQLSAA; from the coding sequence GTGAGCGGCCCGCAGGGTGACGTCGACGTCGCCGTCGTGGGCCTCGGCCCGATCGGCACCACCCTGGCGATCCTGCTCGCCCAGCGCGGCTGGCGGGTCGGCGTCGTCGAGCGCCGCCCGGAGCCCTACCGGCTGCCCCGCGCCACCAGCTTCGACGGCGAGACGGCGCGGCTGCTCGCCGATGCGGGCGTCGGCGCCGACCTGCCGGGCCTGTCCGAGCCCGCCACCGGTTACCAGTGGCTGGACGCACGGGGCCGGGTGCTGCTGGACATCGTGTTCGCCGCCGTGGGCCGTTACGGATGGCCGGACGCGAGCACCATGCACCAGCCCGCGCTGGAGGACCTGCTCGTCCGCCGGTTGGCCACCTTCCCGCAGGTCCGGATCTGGCGCGGGCACGAGGTCGTCGACCTGCGAGAGGACGGCGATCGGGTGGAGGTCGGCAGCAAGAGTGCAGACGGCGAGATGCACGCCGTCGCCGCGCGCTGGGTGATCGGCTGCGACGGGGCGAACAGCTTCGTCCGCGAGCGGCTCGGCGTCGGCGTCACGGATCTCGGTTTCTCGTACGACTGGCTGCTGTGCGATGTGGAGCCCGCCGTCGAGCGCCCGTTCGTGCCGACCAACCAGCAGTGGTGCGACCCGGCCCGGCCGACCACGGCGGTCGGCAGCGGCCCCGGGCGTCGGCGCTGGGAGTTCATGCGGCTGCCCGGCGAGGACCTCGGCGAGCTGCGGACCAGCGACGCGGCGTGGCGGTTGCTCGAACCGCACGGCGTACGGCCGGACAACGCGCGCCTGGTGCGCAGTTCCACCTACACGTTCCGGGCGATGTGGGCCGAGCAGTGGCGGCAGGGGCGGGTTCTGCTCGCCGGGGACGCCGCACACCTGATGCCACCGTTCGCGGGCCAGGGTATGTGCTCGGGCCTGCAGGACGTGGCGAACCTCAGCTGGAAGCTCGACCTCGTCCTGCGCGGGGCACCCGCGGAGCTGCTCGACACGTACACGATCGAGCGACGCGCCCAGGCCCGCCAGGCCATCCGGGAATCGGTGAAGCTGGGGCGGGTCATCTGCGTGTCGGACCCGGACGCCGCCGCCGACCGCGACGCCGCGATCCTTGCCAACTCCCGGCGCGGACCGAACCGCCCGGAACCCGCCAAGCCGCTGACCGAGGGCCTGCTCAGCCGTCTGCCGGAGAGCCTGACAGCGGCCCGTGGCGCGGTGCTCCCGCAGGGCCGGGTCCGGGTGGGCGGGCTCACCGGCCTGTTCGACGACCGGGTGGGACGTGGGTTCGTGCTGCTCACCACGGGTGCGGTGGACAGTGGACCGGTCCTGCCCGGCGTCGACCTGATCATCGCCCGGCTGGGACCCGGCGCGGTGGACGATGTGGCCGGTGTCCATGCGTCCTACCTGGGCGAACTCGGTGCCGCCGCGGTCCTGGTGCGCCCCGACCACCACGTCTTCGGTGCGGTGGCGGAGCTCAGCGCTGTCCCGGCGCTGCTGGCGGACCTGAGGAGGCAGCTGAGCGCGGCGTGA
- a CDS encoding response regulator, translating into MATILIVDDDPDLRDTTSLRLELAGHATVTVSNAADAHHAAGQQHFDVAVLDIQMPGTDGLQLLRGLRENEPTRTLPVIFYTAHATSATAAEAIRLSDAFLTKGQPLSRLLSTINSLLAPRTDQ; encoded by the coding sequence ATGGCCACGATCCTGATCGTCGACGACGACCCCGATCTCCGCGACACGACCTCTCTGCGACTGGAGCTGGCCGGCCACGCCACGGTCACCGTCAGCAATGCCGCCGATGCCCATCACGCCGCCGGGCAGCAGCACTTCGACGTCGCTGTCCTGGACATCCAGATGCCGGGCACCGACGGCCTGCAGCTACTGCGGGGACTGCGAGAAAACGAACCAACCCGAACCCTGCCGGTGATCTTCTACACCGCGCACGCCACGAGCGCCACGGCGGCCGAGGCCATCCGGCTCTCCGACGCGTTCCTGACCAAGGGACAGCCGCTGAGCCGTCTGCTCTCCACGATCAACTCCTTGCTCGCCCCACGAACGGACCAGTGA
- a CDS encoding putative protein N(5)-glutamine methyltransferase, whose product MTTTDPTEAVVRRLRAAGCVFAEDEAGLLVDAARTPEDLDLMTRRRVDGEPLEVILGWAEFCGLRIAVDPGVFVPRRRTTYLVEQAVAVTAGSAVVVDLCCGTGAIGAAVAARVPGIGLYAADIEPAAVRCARRNLEPIGGRVHEGDLFDALPAELRGTVGVLIVNAPYVPTDEIAMMPPEARDHEPRVALDGGFDGVEVHRRVAEQATRWLAPGGHLLIETGESQAALTATAMSAHGLEAHVSTSDEWYCTVAIGRRPQDCQPKG is encoded by the coding sequence ATGACCACCACGGACCCCACCGAGGCCGTCGTCCGCCGGCTGCGTGCCGCCGGCTGCGTCTTCGCCGAGGACGAGGCCGGCCTGCTCGTCGACGCCGCGCGTACGCCCGAGGACCTCGACCTGATGACCCGGCGCCGGGTGGACGGCGAACCGCTGGAGGTCATCCTCGGGTGGGCCGAGTTCTGTGGCCTGCGCATCGCCGTCGACCCCGGGGTTTTCGTCCCCCGCCGGCGCACCACGTACCTGGTCGAGCAAGCAGTCGCCGTCACCGCCGGGAGCGCGGTGGTGGTCGACCTGTGCTGCGGCACCGGTGCGATCGGCGCGGCCGTCGCAGCCCGGGTCCCCGGCATCGGCCTGTACGCCGCCGACATCGAGCCCGCCGCCGTGCGGTGCGCGCGCCGCAACCTCGAACCGATCGGTGGCCGGGTCCACGAGGGCGACCTGTTCGACGCCCTGCCGGCCGAACTGCGCGGCACCGTCGGCGTCCTGATCGTCAACGCCCCCTACGTCCCCACCGACGAGATCGCGATGATGCCGCCGGAGGCCCGCGACCACGAACCCCGGGTGGCGCTGGACGGCGGCTTCGACGGTGTCGAGGTGCACCGCCGGGTCGCCGAGCAGGCCACGCGATGGCTCGCGCCCGGCGGCCACCTGCTCATCGAGACCGGTGAGAGCCAGGCCGCGCTGACCGCCACGGCGATGTCGGCGCACGGCCTGGAGGCGCACGTCTCGACCTCCGACGAGTGGTACTGCACCGTCGCGATCGGCCGCCGTCCGCAAGACTGTCAACCCAAGGGATAG